The following proteins come from a genomic window of Trifolium pratense cultivar HEN17-A07 linkage group LG4, ARS_RC_1.1, whole genome shotgun sequence:
- the LOC123882082 gene encoding pathogenesis-related protein STH-2-like, translating to MGVTTFTHEYSSSVAPSRMFTALIVDSRNLLPKLLPQFVKDVNIIQGDGGAGTIEQVNFNEGSPFKYLKQKVDVLDKENLVCKYTMIEGDPLGDKLESIAYEVKFEATNDGGCLCKMASSYKTIGDFDVKEEDVKEGRESTIGIYKVVESYLLENPQVYA from the exons ATGGGAGTCACAACCTTTACACATGAGTACTCTTCATCCGTTGCACCATCGCGCATGTTCACAGCTTTGATCGTCGACTCGAGAAATTTGCTTCCAAAGCTCTTGCCACAGTTTGTCAAAGATGTCAATATAATTCAAGGAGATGGAGGAGCTGGAACCATTGAACAAGTCAACTTCAATGAAG GTAGTCCCTTCAAATATCTGAAACAAAAGGTTGATGTACTTGATAAGGAGAATTTGGTTTGCAAATACACTATGATTGAAGGGGATCCATTAGGAGACAAGCTTGAATCTATTGCTTATGAGGTTAAATTTGAGGCTACTAATGATGGAGGTTGTTTATGCAAAATGGCAAGTAGTTACAAGACCATTGGAGATTTTGATGTTAAAGAGGAAGATGTAAAAGAAGGAAGAGAAAGCACTATTGGAATTTACAAAGTTGTGGAGTCATATCTGCTGGAGAATCCACAAGTCTATGCTTGA
- the LOC123882081 gene encoding probable polygalacturonase isoform X1, protein MLVALVLMLLALSNEGRVNGERGDRQCEFNPSLSPRPHSVSILEFGAVGDGKTLNTIAFQNAIFYLKSFSDKGGAQLYVPPGTWLTESFNLTSHLTLFLEKGAVIIGSQDPSQWDVVEPLPSYGRGLEVPGGRYQSLINGYMLHDVVITGNNGTIDGMGFTWWESFRSHSLNYSRPHLVELVASNDVVVSNLTFLNAPAYSIHPVYCSNVRIHNISIFAPPESPYTVGIVPDSSDHVCIEECTIATGYDAIALKSGWDEYGIAYGRPTENVHIRRVHLQASYGSSLAFGSDMSGGISNVVVEHVILDNSKGGIEFRTVRGRGGYMKEIIISDVEMKNINTAIVATAYCGSHPDDKFDPNALPTLDHFIFQDIIGTNITIAGSFAGLQESPFTNICLSNITLSVNYASSTTWNCSNVSGVSDSVIPKPCPDLDSPSKYSSSCFSMLSMKGKTAVSGMVSMK, encoded by the exons ATGCTA GTGGCATTGGTTTTGATGCTGCTGGCATTGAGTAATGAAGGGAGAGTAAATGGTGAAAGGGGTGATAGGCAATGTGAGTTTAATCCATCACTAAGTCCAAGACCACACAGTGTCTCTATTCTGGAGTTTGGTGCAGTTGGTGATGGTAAAACATTGAACACTATTGCATttcagaatgccatattttatCTCAAGTCATTTTCTGACAAAGGTGGTGCTCAGCTATATGTCCCCCCAGGAACATGGCTTACTGAAAGTTTTAATCTCACTAGCCATCTTACCCTCTTTTTGGAAAAAGGCGCTGTCATTATTGGATCTCAg GATCCTTCTCAATGGGACGTTGTTGAACCTTTACCCTCTTATGGCCGAGGACTTGAAGTTCCTGGGGGAAGATATCAGAGCTTGATCAATGGATACATGTTACATGACGTGGTCATAACAG GTAATAATGGAACCATTGATGGCATGGGATTTACGTGGTGGGAATCATTTAGATCTCATTCCTTGAACTATAGCCGTCCTCATCTGGTTGAATTAGTGGCATCTAATGATGTGGTAGTTTCAAATCTTACATTCTTGAATGCCCCTGCATATAGCATTCACCCAGTTTATTGCAG CAATGTACGTATTCATAATATTTCAATCTTCGCTCCTCCAGAATCCCCTTATACTGTTGGCATAGTACCAG ATTCATCTGATCATGTTTGCATAGAGGAATGTACCATTGCCACCGGATATGATGCAATCGCCCTAAAAAGCGGCTGGGACGAGTACGGAATTGCCTATGGTAGGCCTACCGAGAATGTACACATCAGAAGGGTACATCTACAAGCATCTTATGGCTCTAGTCTTGCATTCGGGAGTGACATGTCTGGCGGCATTTCAAATGTTGTTGTGGAACATGTTATTCTCGACAACTCAAAAGGTGGCATTGAGTTCAGAACTGTTAGAGGAAGAGGTGGCTATATGAAGGAAATAATTATATCAGACGTAGAAATGAAGAATATCAACACAGCAATAGTTGCCACAGCTTATTGTGGTTCTCATCCTGATGATAAATTTGATCCTAATGCTTTACCAACTTTGGATCACTTTATTTTTCAAGATATAATTGGAACAAACATCACTATTGCTGGAAGCTTTGCTGGACTACAAGAATCTCCATTCACCAACATATGCTTATCCAATATAACATTGTCTGTAAATTATGCTTCCTCCACTACTTGGAATTGCTCAAATGTCTCTGGAGTTTCAGATTCTGTTATCCCTAAACCATGTCCTGATCTTGACAGCCCTTCAAAATATTCCTCATCTTGTTTCTCCATGTTGAGTATGAAAGGGAAAACTGCAGTGTCCGGCATGGTGTCGATGAAATAG
- the LOC123882081 gene encoding probable polygalacturonase isoform X2 — translation MLLALSNEGRVNGERGDRQCEFNPSLSPRPHSVSILEFGAVGDGKTLNTIAFQNAIFYLKSFSDKGGAQLYVPPGTWLTESFNLTSHLTLFLEKGAVIIGSQDPSQWDVVEPLPSYGRGLEVPGGRYQSLINGYMLHDVVITGNNGTIDGMGFTWWESFRSHSLNYSRPHLVELVASNDVVVSNLTFLNAPAYSIHPVYCSNVRIHNISIFAPPESPYTVGIVPDSSDHVCIEECTIATGYDAIALKSGWDEYGIAYGRPTENVHIRRVHLQASYGSSLAFGSDMSGGISNVVVEHVILDNSKGGIEFRTVRGRGGYMKEIIISDVEMKNINTAIVATAYCGSHPDDKFDPNALPTLDHFIFQDIIGTNITIAGSFAGLQESPFTNICLSNITLSVNYASSTTWNCSNVSGVSDSVIPKPCPDLDSPSKYSSSCFSMLSMKGKTAVSGMVSMK, via the exons ATGCTGCTGGCATTGAGTAATGAAGGGAGAGTAAATGGTGAAAGGGGTGATAGGCAATGTGAGTTTAATCCATCACTAAGTCCAAGACCACACAGTGTCTCTATTCTGGAGTTTGGTGCAGTTGGTGATGGTAAAACATTGAACACTATTGCATttcagaatgccatattttatCTCAAGTCATTTTCTGACAAAGGTGGTGCTCAGCTATATGTCCCCCCAGGAACATGGCTTACTGAAAGTTTTAATCTCACTAGCCATCTTACCCTCTTTTTGGAAAAAGGCGCTGTCATTATTGGATCTCAg GATCCTTCTCAATGGGACGTTGTTGAACCTTTACCCTCTTATGGCCGAGGACTTGAAGTTCCTGGGGGAAGATATCAGAGCTTGATCAATGGATACATGTTACATGACGTGGTCATAACAG GTAATAATGGAACCATTGATGGCATGGGATTTACGTGGTGGGAATCATTTAGATCTCATTCCTTGAACTATAGCCGTCCTCATCTGGTTGAATTAGTGGCATCTAATGATGTGGTAGTTTCAAATCTTACATTCTTGAATGCCCCTGCATATAGCATTCACCCAGTTTATTGCAG CAATGTACGTATTCATAATATTTCAATCTTCGCTCCTCCAGAATCCCCTTATACTGTTGGCATAGTACCAG ATTCATCTGATCATGTTTGCATAGAGGAATGTACCATTGCCACCGGATATGATGCAATCGCCCTAAAAAGCGGCTGGGACGAGTACGGAATTGCCTATGGTAGGCCTACCGAGAATGTACACATCAGAAGGGTACATCTACAAGCATCTTATGGCTCTAGTCTTGCATTCGGGAGTGACATGTCTGGCGGCATTTCAAATGTTGTTGTGGAACATGTTATTCTCGACAACTCAAAAGGTGGCATTGAGTTCAGAACTGTTAGAGGAAGAGGTGGCTATATGAAGGAAATAATTATATCAGACGTAGAAATGAAGAATATCAACACAGCAATAGTTGCCACAGCTTATTGTGGTTCTCATCCTGATGATAAATTTGATCCTAATGCTTTACCAACTTTGGATCACTTTATTTTTCAAGATATAATTGGAACAAACATCACTATTGCTGGAAGCTTTGCTGGACTACAAGAATCTCCATTCACCAACATATGCTTATCCAATATAACATTGTCTGTAAATTATGCTTCCTCCACTACTTGGAATTGCTCAAATGTCTCTGGAGTTTCAGATTCTGTTATCCCTAAACCATGTCCTGATCTTGACAGCCCTTCAAAATATTCCTCATCTTGTTTCTCCATGTTGAGTATGAAAGGGAAAACTGCAGTGTCCGGCATGGTGTCGATGAAATAG